ATATCAATTGACTCAACGGCTCACTCGgtcatccatctcttctcccGTTCATACCATAAAAACAACCCTCGACCCTCAACTCCTCGACCCCTCCTTTATAATACGAACTGCTTCTTCACGTCGACTCCATCCTTCCTGATCACACTCACTTGTATCcccttcatcacctattcAACTTCCTCGCTCATCTCATATAGTCAATCAAAACAACGCACTTCCAATCAATCATCGGATCCACCCTTCAACGTCTAATCCAAACCATAAGTTATCGCCTAAACAACGCACGAGCCCCGACCCGTCATTGACTTTGCTTGACATTCTCAACACGTCCAAGAGCACAgatctctctttcatttttTTTGTCCCACATTGGTACGATAGATCGAGCTCggattcatctccattcaCACTTCAACAACCAATCACTAAACGACCCCGTTCGCATCTCATTCAGTACATCACTCAACTTGAAAAACCAATCGAGCTCAGAATCAGGATATATTCAATCGTCTTTcaatcaccaacatcaacgtTTTCGTCAATTACCAACTATCAAGTATCGAGTAACAAGTaacaaggtgagtaccaGTGATTATTTGTTCATTTTTCTATCCAAGAATACATCTCTTGTGCTAATCGACGTGATACCTGAACAGCTTATCCTGCACTACACCTCAGCCTGTCCCCTCATCACATAATcatccatcatgtcatcagCAGAAATACAAGAAAAGATCTCAGCAGCACGGAGGGAGGCGGACGCGTTGAAAGATAAGATCAGAGCGGCAAAGGATCAAACAGCTGATACAAGTCGTGAGTATTGACtattgatcctgatgatatatatggtCTTCCAAGCCGAGACCGAGTGGCAATAGCGACATGGCTTCTCACCTAAGAAAcctgagaagaaaggagagtAACGTAGGCAGGCTGAGAGCAGGGTATCGATCTTAGGATCCCAAACGATTTGTAACTGACGCTTTGTATCCTATTAGTGCGAGCTATGGCCAACGACACACCTCCATTACCGCGTATGACATTAAAAGTGCGGCGTACGTTGAAGGGTCATTTGGCGAAAATATATGCATTACACTGGGCTGCAGACAAACGACATTTAGTATCGGCATCTCAAGATGGAAAGTTGATCGTTTGGGACGCTTATACAACCAACAAAGTTCACGCTATCCCACTACGTTCATCATGGGTGATGACCTGTGCGTATGCGCCATCAGGAAACTTCGTAGCTTGTGGTGGATTGGACAACATCTGTTCCATCTATTCGCTTCGAGGTGCAGCACCAGGCGGTCCAGGTGGTCAAGTCAAAGTGGCAAGAGAATTATCAGCACACTCGGGTTATTTATCCTGTTGTCGGTTCATAAACGATAGACAAATAGTAACAAGTTCAGGTGATATGACTTGTATGTTATGGGATGTAGAACAAGGCGTGAGAACTATGGAATTCAATGATCATACCGGTGATGTAATGAGGTGAGTACTGTCTTGTAAAGCGGATTCATGAGGATGGATGAAAAGGGAGCCGGAGAACGGGGGTTGGGCGGAGAGGAGGGGGGCGAGACGGGAAAGTGGCAAGggggaagagaaagggggaGAGGGGAAGGGGGAAGTGAGCTGTAGAAGGggattgaagctgatatacgTTCTGATTGGTACAGCATTTCACTCGCGCCAAATGCCAATCTATTCGTCTCTGGAGCGTGCGATGCCACTGCAAAAGTATGGGATATTCGAACAGGTAAAGCTGTACAAACAT
The window above is part of the Kwoniella shivajii chromosome 6, complete sequence genome. Proteins encoded here:
- a CDS encoding guanine nucleotide-binding protein subunit beta, translated to MSSAEIQEKISAARREADALKDKIRAAKDQTADTSLRAMANDTPPLPRMTLKVRRTLKGHLAKIYALHWAADKRHLVSASQDGKLIVWDAYTTNKVHAIPLRSSWVMTCAYAPSGNFVACGGLDNICSIYSLRGAAPGGPGGQVKVARELSAHSGYLSCCRFINDRQIVTSSGDMTCMLWDVEQGVRTMEFNDHTGDVMSISLAPNANLFVSGACDATAKVWDIRTGKAVQTFTGHESDINAVQFFPNGDAFATGSDDATCKLYDLRADREMNTYAHDNILCGITSVAFSISGRVLFAGYDDYNCNVWDTLKGERIGVLAGHENRISCMGVSGDGVALCTGSWDSLLKTPHQIKSSNNP